In one Nicotiana tomentosiformis chromosome 6, ASM39032v3, whole genome shotgun sequence genomic region, the following are encoded:
- the LOC138894711 gene encoding uncharacterized mitochondrial protein AtMg00820-like codes for MTREFETLYANHTWDLVPLSAGKRAIGCKWVYKVKHKADGTVERLNAILVVKSYTQQASVDYTETFSPVIKMTTVRALIGTTVMKGWEMYQLDVNSFSMEIYMRRKKGNSVVFVAVYVDDVILTGTDTEEIFSLKGS; via the exons ATGACACGGGAATTTGAAACACTCTATGCAAACCATACTTGGGACCTTGTACCACTTTCAGCAGGGAAGAGAGCAATAGGCTGCAAATGGGTTTACAAAGTGAAGCACAAAGCAGATGGCACAGTAGAGAGGCTAAATGCCATATTGGTAGTGAAGAGCTACACTCAACAAGCAAGTGTAGACTATACAGAAACATTTTCTCCAGTCATAAAAATGACAACTGTGAGGGCCCTAATTGGTACAACAGTGATGAAAGGCTGGGAAATGTATCAACTTGATGTGAATAGTTTCTCCATGGAGATTTATATGAGGAG AAAGAAGGGAAATTCAGTGGTTTTTGTAGCAGTTTATGTAGATGATGTTATACTAACTGGGACAGATACAGAGGAAATCTTTTCCCTAAAAGGTTCTTAG
- the LOC138894710 gene encoding uncharacterized protein gives MAGDQAPLDDSTTASYTNSQTAMDSTNPLYMHPSENVGSMLVPLAFDGSGYRSWKRGVLRALSVKNKTGFINGKRKRPDPNSPMFNQWERCDDMVTSWILNSLSKDLEDSLQYVKDAEELWQELEDRYDQTNGAKLYQLQKEINDLTQGSLDITGYYTKMKKLWEELSTLNANARCTCNCTCGAKASMHKAKQDRRLIQFLTGLNELYTIVRGSILMMNPLPSLAQVFSILIQEEKQREMRPQSQLLMESTTLNAGRAGNNNFRNTNGNGYNNFKMNYNQQANNNTGSSVFRGSYPQNRSRLYCEFCKRPGHSKDKCYKLHGYPQNSPQSSQQSRFNKGK, from the coding sequence ATGGCTGGAGATCAAGCTCCTTTAGATGATTCAACCACCGCAAGCTACACAAATTCACAAACTGCTATGGATTCGACCAATCCGTTATACATGCATCCTTCAGAGAATGTTGGATCTATGCTGGTTCCATTGGCCTTCGATGGATCTGGTTACAGGTCTTGGAAGAGAGGAGTTTTAAGAGCACTATCTGTGAAGAACAAAACAGGATTCATAAATGGAAAACGCAAAAGGCCAGATCCAAATTCTCCCATGTTCAATCAATGGGAAAGATGTGATGATATGGTTACTTCGTGGATACTAAATTCATTGTCCAAAGATCTAGAAGATAGTCTACAATATGTGAAAGATGCTGAAGAACTATGGCAGGAGCTGGAGGACAGATATGATCAAACGAATGGAGCTAAATTATATCAATTACAAAAGGAAATCAATGACTTAACTCAGGGATCACTTGACATTACTGGATATTATACAAAGATGAAGAAGTTGTGGGAAGAACTCAGTACTTTGAATGCTAATGCACGTTGCACTTGCAACTGTACATGTGGAGCTAAGGCAAGTATGCATAAGGCAAAGCAAGATAGGAGGCTAATTCAATTTCTGACGGGACTAAATGAGTTATACACAATAGTGAGAGGCAGTATTCTTATGATGAACCCATTGCCTTCCTTAGCACAAGTCTTTTCCATCCTCATTCAAGAAGAAAAGCAAAGGGAGATGAGGCCACAGAGTCAACTGCTTATGGAGTCCACAACCTTAAATGCAGGTAGAGCTGGTAACAACAATTTCAGGAACACAAATGGAAATGGATATAACAACTTCAAAATGAACTATAATCAGCAGGCAAATAACAACACTGGGAGTAGTGTGTTTAGGGGGAGCTACCCTCAGAATAGATCTCGTTTGTACTGTGAGTTTTGCAAGAGGCCAGGGCATTCCAAGGACAAATGTTACAAGCTACATGGTTATCCACAAAACTCACCACAGAGTTCACAGCAGTCCAGATTCAATAAAGGCAAATGA